The proteins below come from a single Natranaerofaba carboxydovora genomic window:
- the nadE gene encoding NAD(+) synthase, with protein MLNGNIEKVVSHAVEWLEENVKKANASGVVVGNSGGVDSAVVLALGKKAFPDSTLGVIMPCYSNETDKKHAEKVAEKFEVETEVVNLASTYDEMLSNVKYTDTAPDLALANIKPRLRMTTLYYYAQTLGRLVIGTSNKSEITVGYFTKYGDGGSDLLPLGEMTKYEVWELANYLEVPDEVINKPPTAGLIGNTPDEKEMGFTYEELEKYLKGQKNNISPEVVDKIDRLYKANEHKRNLPPAFSISEIII; from the coding sequence TTGCTAAATGGTAATATAGAAAAAGTTGTATCACACGCTGTCGAATGGTTAGAAGAAAATGTTAAAAAAGCCAATGCTTCTGGTGTTGTAGTTGGTAATAGCGGAGGCGTGGATTCTGCTGTAGTACTTGCACTGGGTAAAAAAGCTTTTCCGGATAGCACACTTGGAGTAATTATGCCATGTTATAGTAATGAAACTGATAAAAAGCATGCTGAAAAAGTAGCAGAAAAATTTGAGGTGGAAACAGAAGTTGTTAACTTAGCTAGCACTTATGATGAGATGCTTAGTAATGTTAAGTATACTGATACTGCTCCCGATTTAGCTCTCGCAAACATTAAACCTCGCCTTAGGATGACTACTTTATATTATTATGCTCAGACTTTAGGGAGATTAGTTATCGGAACAAGTAATAAGAGTGAGATTACAGTGGGTTATTTTACAAAGTATGGAGATGGTGGATCTGATTTGTTACCTCTCGGTGAGATGACAAAATATGAAGTATGGGAACTTGCTAATTATCTTGAAGTTCCAGATGAAGTAATTAACAAACCACCTACAGCTGGGCTAATAGGCAATACACCAGACGAGAAAGAGATGGGTTTCACCTATGAGGAATTAGAGAAGTATTTAAAAGGGCAGAAGAATAATATTAGCCCTGAAGTTGTTGATAAAATTGATAGACTGTATAAAGCTAATGAGCATAAAAGAAACCTTCCTCCTGCTTTTTCTATATCAGAGATAATTATTTAG
- the queA gene encoding tRNA preQ1(34) S-adenosylmethionine ribosyltransferase-isomerase QueA translates to MRVEEFDYVMPEELIANSPLKQRDVSKLMVLDKKNNDITHTYFNKLPSFLRKGDVLLLNNTRVIPARLFGSKKKTGGKLEVVILYPIDGHKDTWEALVKPGKKAKVGSKFIFGEGLLEAEILDVKDEGTRIIKFEYEGDRFQDILEKLGKIPLPPYIKKELDEPERYQTVYAKNQGSVAAPTAGLHFTEELLNKIRGQGVQVLELTLHVGLGTFRPVKVENIKEHEMHSEFYYLPDGSANIINEAKENNQRIVAVGTTVVRTLESCASDKGLVKGHKGWTDLFIYPGYRFKIVDAMVTNFHLPKSTLLMLVSAFAGKDFIMNAYQEAIDKKYRFYSFGDAMFIH, encoded by the coding sequence TTGAGAGTTGAGGAATTTGATTATGTAATGCCAGAAGAGCTAATTGCAAATTCGCCATTAAAACAAAGGGATGTATCTAAATTAATGGTTCTTGATAAAAAGAATAATGATATTACACATACTTACTTTAATAAACTCCCTTCTTTTCTAAGAAAGGGAGATGTTCTTTTGTTAAATAATACTAGAGTTATACCAGCTAGGCTGTTTGGTTCAAAGAAAAAAACAGGCGGAAAACTAGAAGTAGTAATTCTCTATCCTATAGATGGACATAAGGATACGTGGGAGGCGCTGGTAAAACCTGGCAAAAAAGCAAAAGTAGGCAGCAAGTTTATTTTTGGAGAGGGTCTACTTGAAGCCGAAATTTTGGATGTTAAAGATGAAGGTACTAGAATTATAAAATTTGAATATGAAGGAGATAGATTTCAAGATATTCTTGAAAAATTAGGTAAAATTCCCCTACCGCCATATATAAAAAAAGAATTAGATGAACCAGAAAGATATCAAACAGTGTATGCCAAAAATCAAGGTTCTGTAGCTGCTCCAACAGCAGGGCTTCATTTTACTGAAGAATTATTGAATAAAATACGGGGGCAAGGAGTTCAGGTATTAGAACTAACTTTACATGTTGGCCTTGGAACTTTTAGGCCTGTCAAAGTTGAAAATATAAAAGAACATGAAATGCACTCTGAATTCTACTATTTACCGGATGGGTCAGCTAACATTATTAATGAGGCAAAGGAAAATAACCAAAGGATTGTTGCCGTTGGCACAACGGTGGTTAGGACACTTGAAAGCTGTGCTTCTGATAAGGGTCTTGTAAAAGGACATAAGGGTTGGACTGATCTTTTTATATATCCTGGTTATAGATTTAAAATTGTTGATGCAATGGTAACAAATTTTCATCTGCCAAAGTCAACTCTTTTAATGCTTGTCTCTGCTTTTGCTGGAAAGGATTTTATTATGAATGCTTATCAAGAGGCAATTGATAAAAAATATAGATTTTACAGTTTTGGAGATGCAATGTTTATACATTGA
- the ruvA gene encoding Holliday junction branch migration protein RuvA, whose product MIKRIKGELIEKNQDFCEIMTGGIGYKVYISRNAYMELPTENETVMLHTYLMVKEDALDLYGFMKQEELAVFELVLNVSGIGPRIALEVLSTLTPKSFYLAVLNDEEVTLTKIPGIGKKSAKRIILELKERVKSIEVLNMDEHESVPQANKSGSGYEAEGAKGSVDNIINEAKAALNSLGYSDLEANRVLLKIKPEISSKMELEQVLKIALKSLQKG is encoded by the coding sequence GTGATAAAACGAATTAAAGGTGAATTAATCGAAAAAAATCAAGATTTTTGTGAAATAATGACTGGTGGGATTGGCTACAAAGTATATATATCAAGGAATGCGTATATGGAACTTCCTACAGAAAATGAAACTGTAATGTTACATACTTATTTGATGGTTAAAGAAGATGCTTTGGACTTATATGGATTTATGAAACAAGAAGAGCTAGCTGTGTTTGAATTAGTTTTGAATGTCTCTGGTATAGGGCCTAGGATTGCCCTTGAGGTATTATCTACTTTAACCCCAAAATCATTTTATCTGGCTGTTTTAAATGATGAAGAGGTAACTTTGACAAAGATACCTGGAATAGGTAAAAAATCGGCGAAAAGAATAATATTAGAATTAAAAGAAAGAGTTAAGAGCATAGAAGTATTAAATATGGATGAACATGAATCTGTGCCGCAGGCTAATAAGTCAGGCAGCGGATATGAAGCTGAAGGAGCTAAAGGAAGTGTAGATAATATCATTAATGAAGCAAAAGCTGCCTTAAATTCGTTAGGATACAGTGATTTAGAAGCAAATAGAGTGCTTTTGAAGATAAAACCCGAAATTAGTTCAAAAATGGAATTAGAGCAGGTGCTGAAGATTGCATTAAAGAGCCTTCAAAAAGGCTAG
- the ruvB gene encoding Holliday junction branch migration DNA helicase RuvB — MDSNDFASEERIISREKLAEDSNLEKNLRPLSFDDYIGQEKIKENLDIFIRAAIERGEALDHVLLYGPPGLGKTTLAHIITNKMNVNIHVTSGPAIERAGDLAAILTNLEEKDVLFIDEIHRLNRNVEEILYPAMEDFAIDIVLGKGPGARSVRLDLSPFTLIGATTRAGSLSGPLRGRFGVVNRLDFYKVDELKEIIIRSAKLLEVDIDDEGATVLSKSSRGTPRIANRLLKRCRDYAQIKANNKITKEVAEKSLEMLEVDELGLDETDRRLMRAILEKYNGGPVGLDTISASISEERETIEDVYEPYLMQLGFINRTPRGRVLTEEAKKYLGQNSNLPYQQKLF, encoded by the coding sequence TTGGACAGTAATGATTTTGCTTCTGAAGAAAGGATAATATCTAGAGAAAAGCTAGCTGAAGATAGTAATCTAGAGAAAAACCTGCGTCCACTTTCCTTTGACGATTACATAGGACAGGAAAAAATAAAAGAAAATCTTGATATATTTATTAGAGCAGCAATAGAGCGGGGAGAAGCTCTTGATCATGTGCTGTTGTATGGTCCTCCAGGTCTAGGTAAAACAACACTCGCTCATATAATTACAAATAAAATGAACGTGAATATACATGTAACCTCCGGTCCTGCCATAGAGCGGGCAGGCGATTTGGCTGCAATACTTACTAACTTAGAAGAAAAAGATGTTTTGTTTATTGATGAAATACATAGGCTAAATAGAAATGTAGAAGAGATATTATATCCGGCGATGGAGGATTTTGCGATTGATATAGTTCTTGGCAAAGGTCCTGGTGCAAGAAGTGTTAGACTTGATCTTTCTCCTTTTACCTTAATAGGTGCAACTACGAGGGCAGGAAGCTTATCTGGACCTTTAAGAGGACGTTTTGGTGTGGTTAATAGATTAGATTTTTACAAAGTAGATGAATTAAAGGAGATTATTATACGTTCTGCCAAACTTTTGGAAGTAGATATCGATGATGAAGGAGCTACGGTGTTATCAAAAAGTTCTAGGGGGACTCCTAGGATTGCCAACAGGCTTTTAAAAAGATGTAGGGATTATGCACAGATAAAAGCAAATAATAAAATAACAAAAGAAGTGGCAGAGAAATCATTAGAGATGTTAGAAGTTGATGAGCTTGGCCTTGATGAAACAGATAGGCGTTTAATGAGAGCTATACTAGAAAAGTATAATGGTGGCCCTGTGGGACTTGATACAATTTCTGCCTCAATCAGTGAGGAAAGAGAAACAATTGAAGATGTATATGAGCCATACTTAATGCAGCTTGGATTTATTAATAGAACGCCAAGAGGGAGAGTTTTGACTGAGGAAGCAAAAAAATATTTGGGTCAGAACAGTAATTTACCATACCAACAAAAACTTTTTTAA
- a CDS encoding SpoIID/LytB domain-containing protein produces MSNKALVIFTLGVLFLLVLSFMPGDYLVFAYAEDESDEPKEMDVKEEELDKDESAEAKPVEDLDKDELLDKISVGILYSSSAADEINIDSDENIIYGFESSDFGFIPYSIADRETSFEWNNDSWIIDGQEDVSDEVTSGITLGIKNDLEFLENIKEEIQNTYDLSDYGFVDELKIKDQIDDIHVISIKSKEKNNSNGEARIDEFYDRLVSLLADKLDGSGGEYDLLKDHRPGELLSSEESLENKVFVHKSERKGIKLEIDNNLDSPEEKIIEFKEKLNYKIDGNDIEAGAVVDHGKLNLIISGFTDKYLAESFLDRLKEDSDFTYFMERNELYPSIVDYTGYYYYPGSSFNLLTEEKIDMSNKSILVSSGSEDSPLELKNNERKYRGNLKLKTDERNRIMAINTVELEKYLKGVLPAEVFVSWEMDALKAQAVAARTYALYGRDRNMDRYEHFDVTDDTDSQVYAGYNVENSRTNEAVRETSGEVVLNNDKLINALYHSNAGGYTEDAENIWGSEIDYIRSRESSWDEIALEGNSYQAYEWEETRTRDELSERIDNLYDIGELIDIEILERTEAGRVLTVRYIGEEGEHEVHGDFNRTPLELRSTNFEIVEKSGNNNNNVKGEVYFMSSEENVVKKDSGQDVYVMTGENEEKLLTEDDYYINSKNGTEKLTSEGGTVEEFVFRGKGFGHGAGLSQWGAQGKALEGYDYKEILKHYYSGDIEIDKM; encoded by the coding sequence ATGTCTAATAAAGCTTTAGTTATTTTCACTTTAGGTGTTCTTTTTCTATTGGTATTATCTTTTATGCCGGGCGATTATTTGGTTTTTGCTTATGCTGAAGATGAATCAGATGAACCTAAGGAAATGGACGTTAAAGAAGAAGAGTTGGATAAAGATGAAAGTGCAGAAGCTAAACCAGTAGAGGACTTAGATAAGGACGAATTACTCGATAAGATATCTGTGGGGATATTGTACTCTAGTAGTGCTGCTGATGAGATTAATATTGATAGTGATGAAAATATTATTTATGGTTTTGAGTCATCTGATTTTGGTTTTATTCCCTATTCTATTGCTGATAGGGAAACGTCTTTTGAATGGAATAATGATTCCTGGATTATAGATGGACAAGAAGATGTAAGTGATGAAGTGACATCTGGAATAACATTAGGAATTAAAAATGACCTTGAATTTTTGGAAAATATAAAGGAGGAGATACAAAATACTTACGATTTAAGTGATTATGGTTTTGTAGATGAATTAAAAATAAAGGATCAAATTGACGATATTCATGTAATTTCAATAAAATCAAAAGAAAAAAACAATTCAAATGGGGAGGCTAGAATAGATGAATTTTATGACCGTCTAGTTAGTTTACTAGCTGATAAACTAGATGGATCAGGTGGTGAGTATGATCTATTAAAAGATCATAGGCCTGGAGAGTTGCTATCTTCAGAAGAAAGTCTTGAAAATAAAGTTTTTGTACATAAATCAGAAAGAAAAGGTATAAAGCTAGAAATTGATAATAATTTAGATTCCCCCGAGGAGAAAATTATTGAATTTAAGGAAAAATTGAACTATAAAATCGATGGTAATGATATTGAAGCCGGAGCGGTTGTTGATCATGGGAAACTAAATTTAATTATATCAGGTTTTACGGATAAGTATTTGGCAGAAAGTTTTTTGGACAGGTTAAAGGAAGATAGTGATTTTACTTATTTTATGGAGCGAAATGAATTATATCCATCTATTGTTGATTATACTGGATATTATTATTACCCTGGTAGTTCTTTTAATCTGTTAACAGAAGAAAAAATTGATATGAGCAACAAGTCAATTCTGGTATCATCTGGTTCTGAAGATAGCCCTTTGGAGCTTAAAAACAATGAAAGAAAATATAGAGGTAATTTGAAACTAAAGACTGATGAAAGAAACAGGATCATGGCCATAAATACTGTAGAACTTGAAAAATATTTAAAAGGTGTACTACCGGCTGAAGTTTTTGTCAGCTGGGAAATGGATGCTTTAAAAGCTCAAGCAGTAGCTGCCAGAACGTACGCTTTATATGGCAGAGATAGGAATATGGATAGGTATGAGCACTTTGATGTAACTGATGATACAGATTCTCAGGTATATGCAGGCTATAATGTCGAAAACAGTCGAACAAACGAAGCAGTTAGAGAAACTAGTGGAGAAGTAGTTTTAAATAACGATAAATTAATAAATGCCTTATATCATTCTAATGCGGGTGGATATACAGAAGATGCAGAAAATATATGGGGTTCTGAAATTGATTATATCAGGAGCAGGGAAAGTTCCTGGGATGAGATTGCATTAGAAGGTAATTCTTATCAAGCTTATGAGTGGGAGGAAACCAGAACAAGGGATGAATTGTCTGAAAGGATTGACAATCTCTATGATATTGGAGAATTAATAGATATAGAGATATTAGAAAGAACGGAGGCAGGAAGGGTTTTAACTGTTAGGTACATTGGAGAAGAAGGGGAACATGAGGTTCATGGCGATTTTAATAGAACACCCCTTGAACTAAGAAGCACAAATTTTGAAATTGTAGAAAAAAGTGGTAACAACAATAATAATGTCAAAGGTGAAGTATATTTTATGAGTAGCGAAGAAAATGTTGTAAAAAAAGATTCGGGACAAGATGTATATGTTATGACCGGTGAAAATGAGGAAAAACTATTAACAGAAGATGATTATTATATAAACTCTAAAAATGGTACAGAAAAATTAACTTCAGAAGGTGGAACCGTAGAAGAATTTGTTTTTAGAGGTAAAGGGTTTGGCCATGGTGCAGGTTTGTCCCAGTGGGGAGCTCAAGGCAAGGCCTTAGAAGGTTATGATTACAAAGAAATTTTAAAACATTATTATTCCGGCGACATAGAAATTGATAAAATGTAA
- a CDS encoding DUF2905 domain-containing protein: MFDQLGRILTSLGVLFLIVGGALLLFNRISGIGRLPGDIFIQRGNFTFFFPITTAIIVSIILSLILNFVIRR; encoded by the coding sequence ATGTTTGATCAATTAGGTAGAATTTTGACGAGCCTTGGTGTTTTGTTTTTGATTGTTGGAGGAGCTTTGTTACTTTTTAATAGAATAAGTGGTATTGGACGTTTGCCGGGAGATATATTTATTCAAAGAGGTAATTTTACTTTTTTCTTTCCTATAACGACGGCTATAATTGTTAGTATCATTCTTTCATTAATTTTGAATTTTGTTATACGGCGCTAG
- the yajC gene encoding preprotein translocase subunit YajC, which produces MEGIAGFLPLILVVVVFYLMIIRPQQKQQKERQQMLESLKKNDEVITIGGIHGTIKDIQEDTIKLKIAENMTITVSRFGIQKVVNDEE; this is translated from the coding sequence ATGGAAGGAATAGCTGGTTTTTTACCTCTAATTTTAGTAGTTGTAGTTTTTTATTTGATGATCATAAGACCGCAGCAAAAGCAGCAAAAAGAAAGGCAGCAGATGTTAGAATCCCTTAAGAAAAATGACGAGGTTATAACAATTGGTGGGATTCATGGTACTATTAAAGACATACAGGAGGATACTATAAAATTAAAAATAGCGGAAAATATGACTATAACCGTAAGCCGCTTTGGTATTCAAAAAGTAGTCAATGATGAAGAATAA
- the tgt gene encoding tRNA guanosine(34) transglycosylase Tgt — protein MPIDFKIEAKCSKSSARTGTLTTRRGEISTPVFMPVGTQATVKTMTPEELKDIGAEIILGNTYHLYLRPGTKTIYEAGGLHSFMNWDRPILTDSGGYQVFSLGKMRDIDDNGVTFRSHLDGSKHYFTPEKVMEIQSNLNSDIVMAFDECTTYPSSEEYAEFSMERTLRWAELCKKFNEKNLKYNDQALFGIVQGGMYPDLRKKSAIETVNIGFPGYAIGGLSVGEPFELMKEMLEETVPFLPDTKPRYLMGVGSADYLVEGVYHGIDMFDCVLPTRIARNGTAMVRRGRLVVRNAQYSKDFRPIDESCGCYTCKNYTRAYIRHLIKANEILGFRLLTWHNLHFLIKLMGEIKKAIKDDDFIAFRENFFEQYES, from the coding sequence ATGCCGATAGACTTTAAAATAGAAGCTAAATGCAGTAAAAGCTCTGCAAGAACAGGTACATTAACTACAAGAAGAGGAGAAATAAGTACTCCTGTTTTTATGCCCGTTGGTACGCAGGCTACAGTCAAAACAATGACTCCAGAAGAGTTAAAAGATATAGGTGCTGAAATTATTTTAGGTAATACATATCACTTATATCTCAGGCCAGGAACAAAGACAATTTATGAGGCTGGTGGTCTTCACAGTTTTATGAATTGGGATAGACCTATCTTAACTGATAGTGGTGGTTATCAAGTATTTAGTCTGGGGAAAATGAGAGATATAGATGATAATGGTGTGACATTTAGATCGCATTTGGATGGATCAAAGCACTATTTTACCCCGGAAAAAGTTATGGAAATACAAAGTAATTTAAATTCAGATATAGTGATGGCTTTTGATGAGTGTACAACTTACCCAAGTAGTGAAGAATATGCTGAGTTCTCTATGGAACGTACCCTGCGATGGGCAGAGCTATGTAAAAAGTTTAATGAAAAAAATTTAAAATATAATGATCAAGCTTTATTTGGCATAGTTCAGGGAGGAATGTATCCAGATTTAAGAAAAAAGAGTGCAATTGAAACAGTCAACATTGGTTTTCCAGGATATGCTATTGGAGGGTTAAGTGTTGGAGAGCCTTTTGAACTTATGAAAGAAATGTTAGAAGAAACTGTACCTTTTTTGCCTGACACAAAACCAAGGTATTTGATGGGAGTTGGGTCGGCTGACTATCTTGTAGAAGGTGTTTATCATGGCATAGATATGTTTGATTGTGTACTGCCTACAAGAATTGCTAGAAATGGTACTGCAATGGTGCGCCGTGGTAGATTAGTAGTAAGAAATGCACAGTATTCTAAAGATTTTAGGCCAATAGATGAAAGTTGTGGTTGTTATACCTGCAAAAATTATACCCGGGCTTATATAAGGCATTTAATTAAGGCCAATGAAATTTTAGGATTTAGACTTTTGACTTGGCATAATCTTCATTTTTTGATAAAGTTAATGGGTGAGATTAAAAAGGCTATAAAAGATGATGATTTTATTGCTTTTAGAGAAAATTTCTTCGAACAATATGAAAGTTAA
- the ruvC gene encoding crossover junction endodeoxyribonuclease RuvC — translation MIIMGIDPGIAICGYGIITKKAGREHLIEYGSIRTNSESETSKRLEKIYKGITVLIKEHRPDMVVVEELFINKNTKTALKVGQARGVAILACAHTNVEVYEYTPLQVKQGICGYGKAPKKQVQDMVKRILNLKEIPQPDDAADALAVALSHSNLNVKLGRRKTK, via the coding sequence TTGATTATTATGGGAATTGATCCTGGTATTGCTATTTGTGGCTATGGTATAATAACCAAGAAAGCAGGCAGGGAACATTTGATTGAATATGGTAGTATCAGAACTAATTCAGAATCAGAAACGTCTAAAAGATTAGAAAAAATATACAAAGGTATAACTGTTCTAATAAAAGAGCACAGACCAGATATGGTTGTAGTTGAAGAATTATTTATAAACAAAAATACTAAAACGGCTTTAAAGGTTGGACAAGCTAGAGGCGTTGCCATCCTGGCATGTGCCCATACAAATGTTGAAGTATATGAATATACTCCCCTTCAGGTAAAACAGGGGATTTGCGGATACGGAAAAGCTCCTAAAAAACAGGTGCAGGATATGGTGAAAAGGATACTTAATTTAAAAGAAATCCCACAACCTGATGATGCTGCGGATGCACTTGCAGTAGCATTGTCACATTCTAACTTAAATGTTAAGCTTGGCAGGAGGAAAACAAAGTGA
- a CDS encoding BofC C-terminal domain-containing protein, whose amino-acid sequence MFGKFTKNKTFFIVGFLVLVLSTIFVYTRTGYDEEKITDDTNLFFKKEYQDSDIVRYYDDESPPEMFRNFNFEGFKKGELKEFLPSPWKVEDFSQNQVSLIYKGEEYDEDEINKDDDEIDEIKYISVYKGRIAIYKGNPSNEELIEVTPYEAKEVYKEELERGIPFITNEERERILESYTS is encoded by the coding sequence GTGTTTGGGAAGTTTACAAAAAATAAAACTTTCTTTATTGTAGGTTTTTTAGTCCTAGTATTATCTACTATATTTGTATATACAAGAACGGGATATGATGAAGAAAAAATAACAGATGATACTAATCTGTTTTTTAAAAAAGAATACCAAGATAGTGATATAGTAAGATATTATGACGATGAATCTCCACCAGAGATGTTTAGAAATTTTAATTTCGAAGGATTTAAAAAGGGAGAACTAAAGGAATTTTTACCTTCACCCTGGAAAGTAGAAGATTTTTCACAAAATCAAGTTTCTTTGATTTATAAAGGTGAAGAATATGATGAAGACGAAATAAACAAAGATGATGATGAAATAGATGAAATAAAATACATAAGTGTTTATAAAGGAAGAATTGCTATCTACAAGGGAAATCCTTCTAACGAAGAGTTAATTGAAGTTACTCCTTATGAAGCAAAAGAGGTTTATAAAGAAGAATTAGAAAGGGGTATTCCTTTTATCACCAATGAAGAAAGAGAACGCATACTAGAAAGCTACACTAGTTAA
- a CDS encoding YebC/PmpR family DNA-binding transcriptional regulator translates to MAGHSKWANIKHKKARQDAKRGKIFTKLAREIIVAAKEGGGDPEGNVRLRMAIQKAKENNMPNENIERAIKRGTGEDSDGVKYEETTYEGYGPGGVAILLEILTDNRNRTAAEIRNLFSKHGGNLGESGCVSWMFKRRGMLRLKDNSGMEEDDVILMALEVGAEDGQKEDDVYTVMTMPENLEDVKEELKKQGFEILSSEVTKIPETEVDVKEDNVKELLTLLEELEDHDDVQNLYSNFNIEEKHLEGSY, encoded by the coding sequence TTGGCCGGACATTCAAAATGGGCAAATATTAAACATAAAAAGGCACGTCAAGATGCTAAAAGAGGTAAGATATTTACTAAATTAGCAAGAGAGATTATTGTTGCTGCCAAAGAAGGTGGTGGTGATCCAGAAGGTAACGTTCGGCTTAGAATGGCTATTCAAAAAGCAAAAGAAAATAATATGCCTAATGAAAATATAGAAAGAGCAATTAAACGTGGTACAGGGGAAGATTCTGATGGTGTTAAATATGAAGAAACAACGTACGAAGGATATGGACCGGGAGGAGTAGCTATATTACTAGAGATTTTGACAGATAATAGGAATAGAACTGCAGCAGAGATCAGGAATTTGTTTTCTAAGCATGGTGGTAATCTTGGTGAAAGTGGTTGTGTATCTTGGATGTTTAAAAGAAGAGGAATGTTAAGATTAAAAGATAATAGTGGCATGGAAGAAGATGATGTAATATTAATGGCATTAGAAGTAGGAGCAGAAGATGGTCAAAAAGAAGATGATGTATATACTGTTATGACAATGCCTGAGAATTTGGAAGATGTTAAAGAAGAACTAAAAAAACAAGGATTTGAAATATTATCTAGCGAGGTAACTAAAATTCCGGAAACAGAAGTAGACGTTAAAGAAGATAACGTAAAAGAGTTATTAACTCTTTTGGAAGAATTAGAAGATCATGATGATGTCCAAAATTTATACTCAAATTTTAATATCGAAGAAAAACATCTAGAAGGCTCCTATTAA